One window of Paroedura picta isolate Pp20150507F chromosome 2, Ppicta_v3.0, whole genome shotgun sequence genomic DNA carries:
- the CTNND1 gene encoding catenin delta-1 isoform X8: MTTRTVQQVPVGPDGLPVDGSPVTNNYIQTMDRNFRKNTNGGPGAYMSQPGTATLPRNYHYPDGYGRPYEDGYHGSEHNYGSLSRVTRIDERYRPSMDGYRAPSRQDVYGPQPQVRVGGSNMDLNRFHAEPYGLEDDQRSMGYEDLDYGTMTDYGTARRTGTPSDPRQRLRSYEDMLVDDLGRDQYYWAPLAQHERGSLASLDSLRKGGPPPANWRQPDLPEVIAMLGFRLDAVKANAAAYLQHLCYRNDKVKTEVRKLKGIPILVGLLDHPKKEVHYAVCGALKNISFGKDQDNKIAIKNCDGVPALVRLLRKARDLDLTEVITGTLWNLSSHDSIKMAIVDNALHALTDEVIIPHSGWEKDPGEDSKPRHIEWESVLTNTIGCLRNVSSERSEARRKLRECDGLVDALIYIVQSEIGQKDSDSKLVENCVCLLRNLSYQVHREIPNAENYKEAPLNVANNTGPHAASCFGAKKGKDEWFSRGKKPTEDSSADIVDFPKRQTPAKGYELLFQPEVVRIYISLLKESKTPPILEASAGAIQNLCAGRWTYGRYIRSALRQEKGLSAVADLLTHDERVVKAASGALRNLAVDSRNKELIGKHAIPSLVKNLPGGQQMPAKNLSEDTVVSVLNTINEVIVDNLEAAKKLRETQGIEKLVLINKSGNRSEREVRAAALVLQTVWGYKELRKPLEKEGWKRSDFQVHLNNTSRSQGGNSFDDSTLPLIDKNQKGDKKSSREEIQMSNMGSDNYSTLNERDHNRTLDQSGEEMESMKGAPLMEEGEESFEENDQFYPPMQKI; the protein is encoded by the exons ATGACCACACGCACAGTACAGCAGGTGCCTGTTGGTCCTGACGGGCTGCCTGTAGATGGCTCTCCAGTCACCAACAACTACATTCAGACTATGGATAGGAACTTCAGGAAAAATACCAACGGTGGTCCCGGTGCCTACATGAGCCAGCCAGGCACAGCTACCCTTCCACGAAACTACCACTACCCAGATGGTTATGGCCGTCCTTACGAAGATGGCTACCATGGTAGTGAACACAACTATGGTAGTTTGTCCCGTGTGACCCGTATTGATGAGCGCTACCGGCCCTCCATGGATGGCTACCGAGCCCCTAGCCGTCAAGACGTCTATGGGCCCCAGCCACAGGTGCGAGTGGGCGGAAGCAACATGGACTTGAACCGCTTCCATGCAGAGCCCTATGGGTTGGAGGATGACCAGCGCAGTATGGGATATGAAGACCTGGATTATGGCACAATGACGGACTACGGTACCGCCAGGCGGACTGGGACTCCTTCTGACCCCCGCCAGAGGCTTAG GAGTTATGAGGACATGTTGGTGGATGACTTGGGCAGAGACCAGTATTACTGGGCTCCACTGGCCCAGCACGAGAGAGGGAGCTTAGCCAGCCTAGACAGCCTACGGAAAGGAGGGCCACCACCGGCCAACTGGCGCCAGCCTGACCTCCCCGAAGTGATAGCTATGCTGGGGTTTCGCCTGGATGCAGTGAAGGCTAATGCCGCAGCCTATCTGCAACACTTGTGCTACCGCAATGACAAGGTGAAAACGGAGGTGCGCAAGCTGAAGGGCATTCCTATTCTAGTGGGGCTGCTGGACCACCCCAAGAAGGAGGTGCACTATGCCGTGTGTGGGGCCCTTAAGAACATCTCCTTCGGCAAGGACCAGGACAACAAGATTGCCATCAAGAACTGTGACGGTGTCCCTGCTCTGGTGCGGCTGCTGAGGAAGGCGCGTGACCTGGACCTCACTGAAGTGATTACAG GAACGCTCTGGAACCTCTCTTCTCATGACTCAATAAAGATGGCCATTGTGGATAATGCCTTACATGCCCTCACAGACGAGGTTATCATTCCACACTCTGGGTGGGAGAAGGACCCCGGTGAAGATTCCAAGCCCCGCCACATAGAGTGGGAGTCAGTGCTCACCAATACCATTGGCTGCCTTAG AAATGTCAGCTCAGAGAGAAGCGAAGCCCGTCGAAAGCTGAGAGAGTGTGATGGTCTGGTGGATGCTCTCATATACATTGTCCAGTCAGAAATTGGCCAGAAAGATTCCGACAGCAAG CTTGTGGAAAACTGTGTCTGCCTTCTGAGGAACTTATCATATCAGGTGCACCGTGAGATCCCCAATGCGGAGAACTATAAGGAAGCCCCCCTCAACGTGGCCAACAACACGGGCCCCCATGCTGCCAGCTGCTTTGGTGCCAAAAAGGGCAAAG ACGAGTGGTTCTCCAGAG GTAAAAAACCAACAGAGGATTCTTCTGCTGATATAGTGGACTTCCCCAAAAGACAAACTCCTGCAAAAG GCTATGAACTTCTCTTCCAGCCGGAAGTTGTCCGCATATACATCTCACTGTTGAAAGAGAGCAAAACTCCTCCTATCCTGGAGGCCTCTGCGGGAGCCATCCAGAACTTGTGTGCCGGCCGCTGGACT TACGGGCGGTACATTCGATCTGCGTTGCGCCAGGAAAAAGGCCTGTCGGCCGTTGCTGACCTTTTAACCCATGATGAGCGTGTGGTGAAAGCTGCATCTGGAGCCTTGCGCAACCTGGCGGTGGATAGCCGCAACAAAGAGTTGATAG GTAAGCATGCTATCCCCAGCTTAGTGAAAAACTTGCCAGGGGGACAGCAGATGCCAGCCAAGAACCTCTCTGAAGATACTGTGGTCTCTGTGCTGAACACTATAAATGAGGTCATAGTGGACAACTTGGAAGCAGCAAAGAAACTGCGGGAGACGCAAGGCATTGAGAAACTGGTACTAATCAACAAATCTGG GAATCGCTCAGAGAGGGAAGTCAGAGCAGCTGCCCTTGTACTACAGACGGTCTGGGGTTATAAAGAGCTACGGAAGCCGCTTGAGAAAGAAGGGTGGAAGAGATCTGATTTCCAG GTGCATCTGAATAACACTTCCAGAAGCCAGGGTGGTAACTCCTTTGATGACAGCACCTTGCCTCTCATTGATAAGAACCAAAAGGGAG ACAAGAAATCTTCTCGAGAAGAGATTCAGATGAGCAACATGGGATCAG ATAACTACTCTACATTGAATGAGAGAGACCATAATAGGACATTGGACCAATCTGGTGAAGAAATGGAATCTATGAAAGGAGCACCACTGATG gaggaaggggaggagtcctttGAGGAAAATGACCAGTTTTATCCTCCTATG cagaagaTCTAG